One Sediminicola sp. YIK13 DNA segment encodes these proteins:
- the ftsH gene encoding ATP-dependent zinc metalloprotease FtsH yields the protein MAKENNTSPKKPKFSSWWIYGLIAMLLIGFQFFGSGNFNSTKKTTSSELQEYLRNGDISKILIITNTRQAKVFLTEEALNKDVHKDVAEKSFALTQGVTPQYILDYGDLQNFENEIKNIKKENNLDTIVDYDTESNVVGDLLLTLLPFVLIIGIWIYLMRRMSGGAGGGAGGQIFNIGKSKAKLFDEKTDTRTSFKDVAGLEGAKEEVEEIVEFLRNPDKYTSLGGKIPKGALLVGPPGTGKTLLAKAVAGEAKVPFFSLSGSDFVEMFVGVGASRVRDLFKQAKDKSPAIIFIDEIDAIGRARGKNNFTGSNDERENTLNQLLTEMDGFGTNTNVIVLAATNRADVLDKALMRAGRFDRQIYVDLPDLNERKEIFEVHLRPIKTAETLDLDFLARQTPGFSGADIANVCNEAALIAARKEKKAVTKQDFLDAVDRIVGGLEKKNKIITPGEKKTIAYHEAGHATVSWMLEHAAPLVKVTIVPRGQSLGAAWYLPEERLIVRPDQMKDEMCATLGGRAAEKVMFDKISTGALSDLEKVTKQARAMVTIYGLNDEIGNLTYYDSSGQNEFGFSKPYSEHTAQKIDREISKLIEEQYKRAVELLFKHKDKLTELAERLLEKEVIFKDDLEKIFGKRPFDKEFDAQGQEKLKSEELPKEELES from the coding sequence ATGGCTAAAGAAAATAATACAAGTCCAAAAAAACCAAAATTCAGCTCATGGTGGATCTATGGTTTAATTGCTATGTTGCTTATCGGTTTCCAATTTTTCGGTAGCGGTAATTTCAATAGCACCAAAAAAACCACCTCTTCTGAGCTACAGGAGTATCTAAGAAATGGGGATATTTCTAAAATTCTGATTATCACCAATACCCGCCAAGCCAAGGTCTTCCTTACCGAGGAAGCTTTGAACAAGGACGTCCACAAGGATGTGGCAGAAAAATCTTTTGCGCTTACACAGGGAGTGACACCACAGTACATATTGGACTACGGGGATTTACAGAACTTTGAGAACGAGATAAAAAATATTAAAAAGGAGAACAACCTAGATACCATTGTCGATTACGACACGGAATCTAACGTCGTAGGGGACCTTCTATTGACCTTACTGCCATTTGTGCTGATCATAGGTATTTGGATCTATTTGATGCGCAGAATGTCCGGAGGTGCAGGCGGAGGAGCTGGAGGACAAATCTTCAATATCGGTAAATCCAAGGCCAAACTTTTCGACGAGAAAACAGATACAAGGACTTCCTTTAAGGATGTAGCCGGTCTCGAAGGGGCAAAAGAAGAAGTGGAAGAAATAGTAGAATTCCTTAGAAATCCAGATAAATACACCTCATTAGGTGGGAAAATTCCTAAAGGTGCCTTATTGGTAGGACCTCCTGGAACAGGTAAGACATTATTGGCCAAAGCCGTTGCAGGTGAAGCCAAAGTTCCTTTCTTTTCATTGTCTGGTTCAGACTTCGTAGAGATGTTCGTAGGGGTTGGTGCCTCCAGGGTACGTGACCTTTTCAAACAGGCAAAGGATAAATCGCCTGCCATAATATTTATCGATGAGATAGATGCTATTGGTAGGGCCAGAGGGAAAAATAATTTTACCGGGTCAAACGATGAAAGGGAAAACACCTTGAACCAATTGCTGACAGAAATGGATGGTTTTGGAACCAATACAAATGTTATCGTATTGGCAGCCACGAACCGAGCGGATGTATTGGACAAGGCCCTTATGAGAGCTGGTAGGTTCGATAGACAGATCTATGTGGATCTTCCGGATCTTAACGAACGTAAAGAAATTTTTGAGGTTCACCTTAGACCGATCAAAACTGCCGAAACGCTGGATCTTGATTTTCTTGCAAGACAGACGCCAGGTTTCTCAGGTGCAGATATAGCCAACGTATGTAACGAGGCCGCACTAATCGCTGCCAGAAAAGAGAAAAAGGCCGTAACAAAACAAGATTTCCTGGATGCCGTAGATAGGATTGTTGGAGGTCTTGAAAAGAAAAATAAAATCATCACGCCAGGTGAGAAGAAAACCATCGCATATCATGAAGCAGGACATGCCACTGTCAGCTGGATGTTGGAACATGCGGCTCCCTTGGTAAAAGTAACCATAGTGCCCAGAGGACAATCTTTAGGTGCAGCATGGTATTTGCCTGAAGAGCGACTTATCGTTAGACCGGATCAAATGAAGGATGAAATGTGTGCCACTTTGGGTGGTAGGGCGGCCGAAAAAGTGATGTTCGATAAAATTTCCACCGGTGCCTTGAGTGACCTTGAAAAAGTGACCAAACAAGCCAGGGCAATGGTGACCATCTATGGCCTTAATGATGAGATAGGTAACCTTACCTACTATGATTCCTCTGGTCAGAACGAGTTTGGATTCTCTAAACCGTATAGCGAGCATACCGCTCAGAAAATTGATAGGGAAATTTCCAAACTAATAGAAGAACAATACAAGAGAGCCGTTGAACTTCTATTCAAACATAAAGATAAACTGACCGAA